Proteins from a single region of Pongo pygmaeus isolate AG05252 chromosome 3, NHGRI_mPonPyg2-v2.0_pri, whole genome shotgun sequence:
- the LRRC66 gene encoding leucine-rich repeat-containing protein 66, translating to MKNLYFRVITIVIGLYFTGIMTNASRKSNILFNSECQWNEYVLTNCSFTGKHDIPVDISQTAATVDVSFNFFRVLLQSHTKKEEWKIKHLDLSNNLISKITLRPFAYLHALEVLNLSNNAIHSLSLDLLSPKSSWVKRHRSSFRNRFPLLKVLILQRNRLSDTPKGLWKLKSLQSLDLSFNGILQIGWSDFHNCLQLENLCLKSNKIFKIHPQAFKDLKKLQVIDLSNNALTTILPMMIIALEFPHLVVDLADNNWQCDDSVAVFQNFISESWRKKWNVICNRSIGSEEANGGTPQSRISRETRLPPIHLHRMKSLITSKAERPQGGRHTGVSTLGKKAKAGSGFRKKQRRLPRSVRSTRDVQAAGRKEDAPQDLALAVCLSVFITFLVAFSLGAFTRPYVDRLWQKKCQNKSPGPDNAYSNEGFYDDTEAEGHTPHPETHLRQAFPHLSLYENQTPFWVTQSYPHATVIPDRTLGRSRKDPGSPQRSGQCGDNTGAGSGNDDAVYSILQRHPHAGNRELMSAVQDHIHRNDVLREWTYETVAQEEPLSAHSVGVSSVAGTSHAVSASSSYDSNELDPSLSGEMTPSLCKMLTHAEAQRTGDSKERGGTEQSLWDSQMEFSKERQVSSSIDSLSIQQPRLSGARAEEALSAHYSEVPYGDPRDTGSSVFPPRWDGGLDVTPANEEPVQKSTPSDTCYELESDCDSDEGSLFTLSSISSEGARSKTEEAVPDEESLQDESSGASKDNVTAADSLEDNVTFQTIPGKCKNQEDPFEKPLISAPDSGVSKTHLENASDTDRSEGPSPWPGSPGNSPLGDEFLGMFTYDYDTALQSKAAEWHCSLRDLEFSNVDVLQQTPPCSAEVPSDPDKAAFHERDSDILK from the exons ATGAAAAACCTCTATTTCAGAGTCATTACCATAGTTATAGGTCTTTATTTTACTGGAATAATGACAAATGCATCAagaaaaagcaatattttattcaattctgAATGTCAATGGAATGAATATGTTCTGACAAATTGTTCTTTTACTGGAAAGCATGATATACCTGTGGACATATCACAGACAGCAGCCACTGTGGATGTAAGTTTCAATTTCTTTAGAGTTCTCTTACAGTCTCACACGAAAAAAGAAGAGTGGAAAATAAAACATCTGGACCTCAGTAACAATCTCATATCAAAAATAACCTTAAGACCTTTTGCATATTTACATGCTTTGGAAGTGTTAAACCTCAGCAACAATGCCATCCACTCCCTCTCATTGGATCTACTCAGTCCTAAGTCCTCATGGGTGAAACGCCACAGAAGCAGCTTCAGAAATAGGTTCCCATTGCTGAAGGTGctcattcttcaaagaaatagacTCAGTGACACTCCCAAGG GACTGTGGAAACTGAAGTCATTGCAGAGTTTGGATCTGTCATTCAATGGGATATTGCAAATAGGGTGGTCTGATTTTCACAACTGCCTGCAACTGGAGAATCTCTGTTTAAAGAGCAACAAGATATTCAAAATTCACCCACAAGCCTTCAAGGACCTCAAAAAATTACAG GTCATAGACCTTAGCAACAATGCTCTGACTACCATCCTACCAATGATGATCATAGCTCTAGAATTTCCCCATCTAGTGGTTGACTTGGCTGATAATAACTGGCAGTGTGATGATAGTGTGGcagtctttcaaaattttatttctgaatccTGGAGGAAAAAGTGGAATGTCATTTGCAACAGGTCTATAG GCAGTGAGGAGGCCAACGGGGGTACTCCCCAGAGCAGGATTTCCAGGGAAACCCGCCTTCCTCCCATTCATCTGCATCGCATGAAAAGCCTCATAACGAGCAAAGCAGAGAGGCCCCAGGGAGGAAGGCACACGGGCGTTTCCACTCTGGGAAAGAAGGCAAAGGCCGGCTCTGGTTTCAGGAAGAAGCAGAGACGGCTGCCAAGGAGTGTTAGAAGCACCCGCGATGTGCAGGCTGCCGGCAGAAAAGAGGACGCTCCCCAGGACCTGGCTCTGGCGGTGTGCCTGTCAGTGTTCATCACATTCCTTGTCGCCTTCAGCCTGGGGGCTTTCACAAGGCCTTATGTTGACAGACTGTGGCAAAAAAAGTGCCAGAACAAAAGCCCTGGCCCGGACAACGCGTATTCAAACGAGGGCTTCTACGATGACACAGAAGCTGAGGGGCACACACCACACCCAGAGACCCATCTGCGCCAAGCATTTCCTCATCTAAGCCTCTACGAGAACCAGACCCCTTTCTGGGTGACACAGTCATACCCACACGCCACCGTAATTCCTGATAGAACTCTGGGAAGGAGCAGAAAGGATCCTGGCAGTCCGCAGCGCTCAGGACAGTGCGGGGACAACACCGGGGCAGGAAGTGGAAATGATGATGCAGTCTATTCCATTCTCCAGAGACATCCACATGCCGGTAACCGTGAACTAATGTCAGCAGTGCAGGACCACATCCATAGGAATGATGTTCTCAGAGAATGGACTTATGAAACTGTGGCCCAGGAAGAGCCTCTCAGTGCACATTCAGTGGGCGTCTCTTCTGTAGCTGGCACGTCTCACGCTGTCTCTGCCTCAAGCAGTTATGATTCCAATGAATTGGACCCGTCCCTCTCCGGAGAAATGACACCTTCCCTCTGTAAAATGCTAACACATGCAGAAGCACAGAGGACTGGAGATAGTAAGGAAAGAGGGGGCACTGAACAGTCACTTTGGGACTCGCAGATGGAATTTTCTAAGGAAAGGCAAGTGAGTTCGTCCATTGATTCGCTGAGCATACAGCAGCCAAGGCTCTCCGGGGCAAGGGCTGAGGAAGCGCTTTCAGCCCACTACAGCGAGGTTCCATACGGTGACCCCAGAGACACAGGCTCATCAGTCTTTCCTCCAAGATGGGACGGTGGCCTGGATGTCACTCCTGCTAACGAGGAACCAGTGCAGAAATCCACTCCTTCTGACACTTGCTATGAGTTGGAGAGTGACTGTGACTCTGATGAGGGATCTCTGTTCACTCTGAGCTCCATAAGTTCAGAGGGTGCAAGGAGCAAGACTGAAGAGGCAGTGCCTGACGAGGAGTCCCTGCAGGACGAGAGCTCAGGGGCAAGCAAGGACAATGTGACGGCTGCAGACAGCCTTGAGGACAATGTCACCTTCCAAACAATTCCAGGGAAATGCAAGAATCAGGAAGATCCCTTTGAAAAACCTCTCATTTCTGCTCCAGACTCTGGTGTGTCCAAGACTCATCTGGAAAATGCCTCTGACACTGATAGATCTGAGGGCCCGTCACCCTGGCCCGGGTCACCAGGGAATAGTCCCTTAGGGGATGAGTTTCTGGGCATGTTCACTTATGATTATGACACAGCTCTTCAATCcaaggcagcagaatggcattgCTCACTTAGAGACTTAGAATTTTCAAATGTGGATGTTTTACAGCAAACACCACCATGTTCTGCTGAAGTTCCCTCAGATCCTGATAAGGCTGCCTTCCATGAAAGAGactcagacattttaaaataa